The window GAGCGCGGCGTTGAGCTGACCGCGGCCGCCGTCGAGCAGCATAAGGTCGGCAAGCGGCGCCTCCTCGGCCTTGTGCAGCCGCCGCCGTATCACCTCGGCCAGCATGGCGAAGTCGTCCGGCCCCTGGACTGTCTTAATCTTGTACCGCTTGTAGGCGGACTTTTTTGCCTTGCCTTCCTCCCAGACCACCTGGGACCCAACCGCCAGCGTCCCCGAGATGTTTGAGATGTCGTAGGCCTCGATCCGCCTGGGCGGGGCCGGGAGGTCCAGTACCGTCTGCAACTCCTTCAGCGCCGCCTCGCGGCTTTGCGATGACCGAAGGCTGAGCGCAAGAGCCTCCTGGGCGTTCCGCAGCGCCATTTGGACCAGCCGCATCTTCCGTCCACGCCGTGGGACCAGCAGTTCCACCCGCCGATTCGCCCGGGAAGCAAGCCACGACCCGATAAGCGGCGCATCTTCCACGGGGTGGGACAGCAGGATCTCGCGGGGGATGTCTCTTGCGCGAAGGTAGAATTGTTCGATTAACGAGGACAGAAGACCACCTGCGGTCTCAGTTTTCAACTCGAAGGCGAAAGCCTCGCGGCCGATCAGCCGACCCCGCCGGATCAGGAAGAGCTGGACCTGAGCCTCTCCCCCTTCCGCCGCCAGGCCGAAGACATCCTGATCCTCACCCCTTGGCGAGATGATGCGCTGACGCTCAAATACCTGGCGCAACGACGCAATCTGGTCGCGATGCTTGGCGGCACGCTCATATTCCAGCGCCTCGGCCGCCTGCTGCATCTGTGCTTCGAGCCGCTTCATCAACTCCTGATCCTTCCCGTCCAGCAGCATCCGCGTCTGGTCCACCAGTTCGCCGTAGGCCTGCTGGCTGATGAGTCCTTCGCAGGGTCCCATGCAGCGGCCCAGGTGGTATTCGAGACAGAGCCGTCGTCCCTTGATTGACCGGCACTTACGGAGGGGGATCGTTTTGTTCACGAGGGCCAGGACGTCCCACATCGCGGTGGCCGGGACGTACGGGCCGTAATAGAGCGCGCCGTCATCTTTGATCCGGCGGACCACCTGCACCCAGGGGAACGGGTCGTTCAGGTCGAGCTTGAGGAAGGGGTAATGTTTATCGTCTTTGAGGAGGATGTTATAACGCGGCTTATGGCTCTTGATCAGGTTGCTTTCCAGGATGAGGGCCTCCAGCTCGTTCGCCGTGATGATGAACTCCAGGTCGGCGATCTGCTCCACCATCGGCCGGATCAGTGGCCGCTCTGGCGTATCCGTCGCCTCCGTGAAGTAGGAAGCGACGCGCTTCCTCAGCGACAGCGCCTTGCCGATATAGAGCACATGGCCTCGCGCGTCACGGAACAGATAGACGCCCGGCGCGTCCGGCAGGCTCTTAACCTTTTCTTGAAGCTGCTCGACCTGCTGCATCACAAATAGAAAATGTCATAGGTGGGCGGGCCTGTCAAGGCGCGCGAGCGGCGGGAAAGGAGGGGAGAAAATGTTACCTATATTTGACAGGATTACATCTTCGGCGTCCAGCATGACATGCATCTGAAAGCCGACTCAGACCCGTCAGGATAACCGCGTGCGGCCGGGGTCTGGGATCGGCTGCTTCAGGACTCCGAGGCGGCAGAGGGCAAAGTCGTATTTCACCGGATCATCAGGATCGAAGGTGCGAAGCCGCTCTGTCACCTCTTTGGCCATTCGCCAGTTGGGCTGTTTGATCCTGGTGAGGCCAAGCTCTCTGGCGATCCGCGCCACATGCGTGTCGAGCGGTACGATCAGCTTTGCCGGCGAGACCTCTGTCCAGATGCCGAAATCGATCGCATCGCTGCGGCGCACCATCCAGCGCAGGAACAGATTGAGGCGCTTGCAGGCGCTTCCCTGGGCAGGCGAAGGAAAAAAGAAACGGACGCCGGCCTTTGCTGGAAGCGTACCCGATGAGTAGAAAGGCGAGACGTCCAGTGATAGCATCCGCTCAACAAAGCTGGTCAGGGCCGGCTCGATATCGTCGTGGGTGGGATCGTATCCCTTGAGAAAGAAGGCCTGAAGCGATCCTGCTGCTGCGATCGCCTGATGGAGCCAATAGCAAAGTAGAGCAAGATCGACACCCGAATTGAAGCGGTGAACAACATGTCGAAATCGCGCCGGATCCCGAGCAGGATCGAACCGTCGGATGAACCTGGCCGGGCTTCCTCCCATCGCCTCGAGCGCGGTCTCGGCGCTGCGGTGGATCTGCTTGACATTGCCATAGGCAAGGGAGGCGGTCACAAAGGCGGCGATCTCCTGGTCTTCTGGGCTTACATAATGGTGGGGAATACTGAGAGCGCTGGTCGAGAGAAAGACGGGCCGGCTGTAGCGGTGATATAACTCATCCAGGAGCGCCTTGAGCTGCGCGTGGGAGCGCATGGCCATGGCGGCGACTCACTCCTTGTCGTTCAGCCCCTTGGCCTGAAACCCGATGGCATACGGGCAATGAATAGGCGCTCGCTCGATGGTCCCGTTCGCCTTATGGAATCCGGCAATGCGGATGTTGTATCCGTTAATGCTGCCGGACACACCGCCGCCCCGCACGTAGTTCCACCGCTGCTGCCGCGCCGAATCGTTGATGGCCACCACGATGGCGATATGTCCATCTTTAAAAAAATCTCTATCGACCTTACTCAGCGTGGTCGTCGCTCGAAAGGTACCGTACATCGGGTGCGAGTGATAGTCGCCCACGCAATCCCAGCGCGAGGTGCTCCTGACGGCCTCCTCAACCCGCTGACTTCGCATCAGATCGACGTGTACCTCGCGGAACTTCCGGTTCGCCGTCTGGTATGGAACCACGAAATCGATAAGAACTCGGTCGGACGTACTCTGGCCGAGGAGTACGCCGAAGCATTCTTTCCGGTAGACCTCGATCGTCGACACCAGCAGTCCGACGAAGGCATTCTCGCTAAGATAGAGATCCATCGCCATCAACCATCATCGATACTACGTGAACAGGGTGGGTCCAGCTATCACAATGACAGGAAAATCTTATACTGCGGTACCCCGAACGGTAAAAAGTCTGCCACTGTCGGTGCTATCTCGGATGATCGTTCGCGAAGACGCGTTTGCGTGGAGGAGGAGCCGGTCCAAGCCCCTCGTTGGAGACTATCGGTCTGCTTGTGCCACGGCAACTTCATCAACCAGCAGACCCGCCAGGTACAGAATAAGAATAACCGGCCTCTTGGAGGGAGGCAAGCCTAAAAAAACAGCAGCCTGTTACCCTAAGCGGGCGAGACGGCGAAGTACTCCAATGATATCAGTAAGTTAGAGAGTGTGTCAGTGTTGGTAAAACAGTGAAATGACCGTGCGCGAGGGCGAGATCGGCAACTTCAAGTCGTAGGCTTCTTTCGGCTGGCGGGCTATGGTCAGGCGCTACCCAACTCGTCGAGCAAGAGAACCTCGATACGGCCGGATGCCGCAGTCAGGCGCTCATCGGCAGTGATGAAAGACCGGCAACGAGACCGCAGGGCCGTGGCCAGGTGGAGCGCATCCGGTAAACGCAAGACGGGATACTCCGCACGCAGTTCAGCGGCACGATCCACCGTACGCTGGTCCATGGTCTGCACCACAAGCGCCCCCTCGCCGGACAGCAAGGCGCGATAGCGATTCGCAAGTTCCGGAAGCGAATGACGTAATGGATAGACCAGCACTTCCGCTCGCGTGATCAGACTGGTGTAACCCCTGAGGCGCCCAAGATGAATGTCGCGCAGAATCGTGCCCACGCCGCTACGAACAGCACCGCGCTGACCTTCGAAACCATAAATCAGTACATTGCTGTCGAGGTAGCTCGCCTCGCCGTGAAGCGTGTCAACCGTCCACATCGCGGTCTTTTCGCAGCTCATCCATATACTCGTTGAGGTCCGCCAGTGAACCGAACCGGACATAGCGCTCGTCGGCGATGGCCGCTTCGATCTCCTCAATGGTCGGATGGTCTTCACTCGTCGGTTTCAGCGCCGGCGACAGTTTTGGGGGCTGGCTGGGTACCGCGAGTACGGACTCGATCAGGCTCACCACTTCCTTGGTGACGGAGCGATGGTGGCGCTCTGCCTGTGCCTTCAGATGCGCGTGCAGTTCTTCGGGAAAGTTCTTAATCACCAGCGTGCTCATGGAACATCCCTCCAGTTGGGCATTACAATGCTAACGTCAGTATAGCATATCGCTTCCCTTTCGCAACCACGATGATCTCGGAATACCTGGATCACTACTATGGAATCCTCGCGCTTGGCGTTACCGCGCTTAGAATTACAGGGACAGCTTGCGAGCCCTCCGGCTGGTTCTTACAAAAGTGATAATTCCGGGGAGCAGCGAAAGCGCAATGACGACGGCGATGACAACGTGGATATACTGGTCAATATCCGGGATGGTCTTACCGAGGAAGTAGCCGATAGAGATCATGCTGACAACCCACCCGATCCCTCCCATCACGTTGTAGAGGGCAAATCGACCGTACCGCATGTTGCCGACTCCCGCCACGACGGGCGCAAAGGTGCGGGCGATGGGCATGAACCGGGCGAGAACGATAGTGACTGGGCCATGGCGATCGTAGAACGCCTGGGTACTGATGAGATGCTTCTTGTGAAAGAGGAGGGAATCTTCTCTGGAAAAGATCCTGGGCCCGGTTCTGGCACCAACGAAGTAGCCGACGGTATCGCCCACGATGGCGGCCAGGCTGACGAAAAGAAAGAGGCTCCACAGCTCCAGATGGCCGCTCACCGCGAATAAACCCGCGGTGACCAGCAGGGAGTCACCCGGTAGAAAGAAGCCGACAAGGAGGCCGGTCTCCGCAAAGACGATGGCGATAAGCGCCATAAGGCCGCCGACGCGGACCAGGCCCTCCACATCATAGACGGTGTGAAACAGACTCCAGAGCCATTCCATGTCGCTGCTCAGCCGCGATCAGTCGGTAACCGCGCCCTCCGAGGCCGACGAAACCACGCGGGCGTACTTGGCCATGACGCCGCTTTTATAGCGGGGGGCGGGCGGCTTCCAGGTTCGGAGTCGCCGCTTCAGCTCGGCGGCTGACAGCTCGACGTCCAGGCGGCGCTTGTTGATATCGAGGCGCACGATGTCGCCGGTGCGTAGCGCGGCGATCGGCCCGCCCACCGCCGCCTCGGGGGCGATGTGGCCGATCATCAGCCCATGCGTGGCGCCCGAAAAGCGACCATCCGTCATCAGAGCCACTGAGTCCAGGAGTCCCGCGCCGGCAAGCGCGCCGGTAACCCCAAGCATCTCCCGCATTCCGGGCCCGCCCTTGGGTCCCTCGTAGCGAATCACGACCACGTCGCCCGCCTTGATCTTGCCGGCCTTGACGGCGGTGAAGGCGTCCTCTTCCCGGTTAAAGACCCGCGCCGGGCCGCGATGGACCATCCGCTCGTGACCGGCGACCTTTGCCACACATCCGTCCGGCGCAAGATTGCCTCTCAGAATGACCATCCCTCCGGTCGGTTTAATCGGCTGCCGGAGCGGCCAGATCACGTCTTGTCCGGGGGTCTCGCGGGCCGCCTGCGCCTCCTCGCCGATCGTCTTGCCGGTAACCGTTAGCTCATCGGCATGAAGGATGCCGGCATCCAGCAGACGTTTAGCCACCAGCGGCATACCACCTGCCATGTACATGTCTGGAGCAGTAAAGCGTCCCCACGGCTTCAGGTCGGCCAGGAGCGGGGTCTTTCTCGATATCCGATCAAAATCGTCTAACGACAGCTTGATACCGGCGGCCTTGGCCACAGCGATCAGGTGGAGCACGGCGTTGGTAGATCCCCCGGTGGCCATCACCCCGGCGATGGCGTTGCGAAAGGCGTTGCGGGTGAGGATCTGCTTGGGGGTGACGCCTTGCCGCAGCAGCTCCATCACCAGCTTCCCGCTCTCGAAGGCCACCTCTTCCTTCCGGGCATCGGTCGCCGGGACGCCATTCCAACCCATCGGTGAGATGCCGAGCATCTCAAAGGCGGTAGACATGGTGTTGGCGGTAAACTGACCGCCGCAGGCGCCGGCGCCGGGGCAGGCGCAGTTCTCAATGACGCGAAGCTCCTCGGACGGCATCGCGCCGACGTTGAACGCGCCAACCGCCTCAAAGACATCCTGGATCGTGAGATGGCGACCTTCGTACTCGCCGAATGCGGTGGAGCCGCTATAGAGCATGAGTCCCGGGATATTCAGGCGGGTCAGCGCCATGACCATACCCGGGATCGTTTTGTCACAGCCGGAGATGGCGACCAGGGCGTCAAACAGGTGCCCCCTGGCCACCAGTTCGACCGAGTCGGCCACGACCTCCCGGCTTACCAGGGATGTCTTCATCCCTTCAGTGCCCATAGAGACTCCATCGGAGATCGCGATCGTATTGTACTCGATCGGTGTTCCACCAGCCGCCCGGATCCCTTCCTTGACCCGTTCGGCCAGCGTTCGGTGGTTGATGTTGCAGGGCATGACCTCGATCCAGCAGTGGGCCACGCCGACGAGCGGTCGCGCCAGGTCCTCATCCTTGAAACCGATGGCCTTGAGCATCGCCCGTGTCGGCGCGCGGTCCGGCCCCTCCAACAGTGTCCGGCTCTTATGTCTTGGATCGAACGTCATCGCCTCCTCCTCATTATTGGCTGCGCTCTCTCACTGCACATTCATTTACGTCGAGCAAAAAAGATATAGCGTAGGAACGGCTCACGGGCGGGTAATGCTCACGCGAATTCCCTGCCCCAGCAAGCGGGGCGGCGACGAGCGGTTAGTTGAAAGCAGATAGAGCTTCCCCTCTTCAGTGACCACGCCGATACTGTTTGTTGAAACCGAGAAGGGACGATTGGCCACCCGGGCCACGCCGGCCGAGAGATCGACCGGATCAGCCCCGATCTGGTCGAGCGGTACACCCCATATCTTTTTGTTGGCAGGATTATACCAGACCAGCAGATCCCTCGTTGACGCGAGATAGACTGATCTCCCATGGGCGCCTGCTCTGAGGTCCTCTAAGCCCTTCGCCGCGTACACCGCACGGACCAGGTCCGGACTCCGCAGATCGCGCACGACCCAGAAGAGGTGCCGTTCGGTAATCTTCTGCGCCGTTATCTCGTATCCTTCCAGCGTAATCAGGTCCGCCTCGTCCCCGGGCCTTGTCACCAGAGTGAAGTCAAACAGACTGAACCGATGGACCCGCGACGCCGGATCCGGCGCCAGCCTGACGATGGGGAAAACCAGTTCAGAGGGGACCTCAGTGACAGCCTTAAGCTCTGTGCCATCCAGACGCATGTATGAGAAAGCCCGCTCGTCAGGGGTGACCTGGGTGCTGAAAACGAGGGTATTCTCAAAAATCCCCATCTTCTCGTAGGCCAACCCGGAGGTGCTTCCCGTGTTCGCCACAACTGATCGAAGCGGCCCGGCCGGGAGATCAAACCGTCGCATCTCCTTGTTCAGTCCAAAAAAGAGGGCGTCCTTGCCATCAGTGTTGTACCGGATTACGGTATCGATCGAGCCGCTGATCGCAGAGATCTTCTGCTTGCCTCCGGTGAGTAAATCTACCAGGACCAGAATCCGGTCGCCTCGACTCTCCGAAAGATAAAGGAGGCGGTTGTCGTCGAGGAACTTCGGCGAAAAGCTTCTCGCAGTCGGCAGTTCATCCGAGACGTTGCGCCTGACCCCTACAATGTTATTATTTTCATCCAGATCGACGAGGAACACCTGCTCAAGGCCGGTGGTTGTCCCGCCGGTCACATAGGCCAGCCGCTGGCCACTGGGTGATAGGGCGACCTCCGAGATTGCCCCGGACAGGCCCGGCACCCGGACGGATCTGCTGCCATCGGCGTTCTGAACCAGGACCGAGGTTGTGCCCTCGCCTTCTGAGGCGATGTAGGCGACCTTCGACAGCGTGGTCGCACAACCCGCACTGAAGATCATGACGGCCAGGAATCCACACAGGGCATAAATCTTCCTTGTTTGCATCGTTGATCTCCTTCTTGCGCTTGCGGCGGGATCACTCACTGAATCGATCCGCCACTGCATCTTCAGGATCTTCGGGCTCCGAGTAGAGGATTATAGGCGAGTATCTCCATTCGCACAAGCAGGAGCCGGCTCGATCAGCGCCGGAGCCAGCTCTGCCAGCAGCGCATCGGCGGCTGCCTCTCCGCTGTGAATCACGTCCGGGACACCGACACCGCGGTAGGCGTTACCGGCCAACTTGAGGGTCGGCCACCGCCGAAGCGCCTCTTCCAGCGCCTCCAACCGGGCCAGATGGCCGACCTGGTACTGGGGCATTACGCGAGGGTGCCGGACCAAGTGGCTCCACAAGGGCGGCGCGTGAATCGCCAACAGCTCCTCCAGATCGCGGCGCACCGCGCTCAGCAGCCGCTCGTCATCCCAGGTGAACGGCTCCGGCTGCAGTGCCCCGCCCGCGAAGGCGCGCAGCAGGACGTGACCGGCCGGCGCCCGATGCGCGAACTTCACGCTGCTGAACGAGCAGGCGATGATGGTACGCCCCTCGCAGGCCGGCACCACAAATCCAAACCCGTCAAGCGGATGTGTGATTGCTTCTCTGCGGTAGGCCAGATTGATCGTGACCGAAGAGGCATAGGGGATGGCCTCAAGCTGATGGGCTAGGTCTCGGTCCAGGTCGCGGGTGAGCCGCGCGATTTCGAACGCGGGGACGGCGAGAATAAGGCCATCAGCCTGCAGGCTTGTGCCATCTTTAAGTCGAATGGTCCAGCCTTTTTCCGCGTGCGCGATCCCATCAACCGGCGCACAGAGACCCAGCGTTCCGGCCTGCAGCCTTTTTATCAGGGCATCGACGAGGGCCTGCAGCCCGTCATCCAGCGTGACAAACAGACCATAGCGCGGGCCGCTGCTGGTTCGGCCTGCGCCGCCACCCGCGGGCCGCGTTCGTCGCAGACCAAGGATGACGCTGCGATGTGTTACTTCCATCTGCAGGAATTGCGGGAACGTGGCGCGCAGGCTCAACCGCTCCGGGTCGGCACCGTAGATTCCGCCGATCATCGGTTGGGCCAGCCGGTCGAGAAACTCCTGTCCGAAACGACGCCGAACGAACGACGCCAGGCTTTCATCGGCGGATGGCCGCCCTCTGGGTAAGACCAGGTCCAGAGCCGCTCTTGCCTTACCGCGCCACGACAGCAGCCCTGATTGCAAAAACGGCCAGGGCTTGGTCGGCCCCATCAAGGCGAACCCTTCCGGCAGAGGGTGCAGCACGCCTTCCCGAGCGACGAAGGTACGACGGTATGCCTCGCTGGTTCCGATGATCTGCCCGCCCAGACCGAGTCGCCGGATCAGATCCAGCCCCCACGGCTTATCGGTAAAGATGGTGTCGGGTCCCGATTCGAGGACGAAACCATCCCGGTGCGTGGTGCTGATCGCGCCGCCGGGCCGTGCAGCGGCCTCCAACACGCGCACCTCGCGCGGTACACCGTCCTGCTCACGCAGCTCCTGCAGCCGATGGGCGGCGGCGAGACCCGCAATACCGCCCCCTACCACCACAATTCGCTTATTGCCGCTGTGCTGTTGCGTCGCCATCCACGCTGGCCAAAAGCCCTTCAGCCCTGCGCGATACGCCGACGTACCAGATCGGCCAGGGCGCGAATGTAAAGAGGATGATCGTTCACCGTGCCGGCCCGCAGCAAATCAATCCCGAGCGCATCGGCCACCGCCTTGGCCTCTACGTCCAGATCGTAGCGCACCTCAACGTGATCGCACACAAAGCCGATGGGGACCACCACCACCGACCGGTGGCCCTCAGCGTGCAGCGTGCGCAGGATATCGCGAATATCAGGCTCAAGCCACCGCTCTTTGGGATTGCCGCTGCGGCTCTGATAGGCCAGGGACCAGCAGGGATGTCCCAAGGCCTCCGCGACGAGTCGGCAGGATGTCTCGAGTTGCTGTACGTAGGGGGACGAGGCGGCGATTGACGCCGGGATGCTGTGGGCTGTGAAGATCAGCGGCGTTCTGTGACGATGCGCATGGGGGATCGTCTGTAGTTGCGTGTGGATCTGCTCGACCATCGCCGCGATGAAATCCGGGTGGTCATAGCAGGGCGGGGCGAAGTCCACCTTCGGCGCTACGGGGCCGGCGACGGCAAGCGCGGTCGTTACCGCCCTCACCGACTTGTCCCAGCTTGCCGCCCCGGAATCGTGCGCAGCCATGATCAGCCCGACCGCGCGTTGAACCCCGTTCCGGACCATCTGCTCTACCGTCTCGGTGACGAAGGGATGCCAGTATCGCATCGCGACATAGACGGGAAATGTCGGCCCCTCGCGCTCCAGCAGCGCGGCCAGGCTCTTCGCCTGTCGAAAGGTCAGCTCGGTAATTGGCGACCGGCCGCCAAGCGCTTCGTAGTGACGAGCCACCTCCTCCAGACGTCCCGCCGGGATCGGCACGCCTTGCAGCACATTGGCAAGAAATGGGCGGATCTCCTCAGACTTCGTGGGGCCTCCAAAGGCGATCATCAGGACGGCATCGAACGGTGGGGCCACGTCACCTTGCCGTCGCTTCGTGGACATAGTCGATGAGTACGCGCAGATGGTCTACGGAGGTTTGCGGTAAGATGCCGTGACCGAGGTTGAAGATGTGGCCTGGTCGTTTCGCCGCTCGCTCGAGGACCCGTCCGGCCAGGCGGCGAATCTGATCGGGCTCGGCGAACAGCGCCATCGGGTCCAGGTTGCCCTGCACGCCGACCTCATACCCAAGGCCCGCCCAG of the Candidatus Methylomirabilota bacterium genome contains:
- the uvrC gene encoding excinuclease ABC subunit UvrC; this translates as MQQVEQLQEKVKSLPDAPGVYLFRDARGHVLYIGKALSLRKRVASYFTEATDTPERPLIRPMVEQIADLEFIITANELEALILESNLIKSHKPRYNILLKDDKHYPFLKLDLNDPFPWVQVVRRIKDDGALYYGPYVPATAMWDVLALVNKTIPLRKCRSIKGRRLCLEYHLGRCMGPCEGLISQQAYGELVDQTRMLLDGKDQELMKRLEAQMQQAAEALEYERAAKHRDQIASLRQVFERQRIISPRGEDQDVFGLAAEGGEAQVQLFLIRRGRLIGREAFAFELKTETAGGLLSSLIEQFYLRARDIPREILLSHPVEDAPLIGSWLASRANRRVELLVPRRGRKMRLVQMALRNAQEALALSLRSSQSREAALKELQTVLDLPAPPRRIEAYDISNISGTLAVGSQVVWEEGKAKKSAYKRYKIKTVQGPDDFAMLAEVIRRRLHKAEEAPLADLMLLDGGRGQLNAALDVARELGLHTLPMVSLAKEEELIFHPDKSAPIALPERSRARQLLQQIRDESHRFAITYHRALRGKSAIRSLLDDVPGIGAKRRRALLTRFGSLRRLREASIDELRQAAGISESLATTIHDVVGAVNA
- a CDS encoding TIGR02757 family protein, with the translated sequence MAMRSHAQLKALLDELYHRYSRPVFLSTSALSIPHHYVSPEDQEIAAFVTASLAYGNVKQIHRSAETALEAMGGSPARFIRRFDPARDPARFRHVVHRFNSGVDLALLCYWLHQAIAAAGSLQAFFLKGYDPTHDDIEPALTSFVERMLSLDVSPFYSSGTLPAKAGVRFFFPSPAQGSACKRLNLFLRWMVRRSDAIDFGIWTEVSPAKLIVPLDTHVARIARELGLTRIKQPNWRMAKEVTERLRTFDPDDPVKYDFALCRLGVLKQPIPDPGRTRLS
- a CDS encoding Mov34/MPN/PAD-1 family protein, producing MAMDLYLSENAFVGLLVSTIEVYRKECFGVLLGQSTSDRVLIDFVVPYQTANRKFREVHVDLMRSQRVEEAVRSTSRWDCVGDYHSHPMYGTFRATTTLSKVDRDFFKDGHIAIVVAINDSARQQRWNYVRGGGVSGSINGYNIRIAGFHKANGTIERAPIHCPYAIGFQAKGLNDKE
- a CDS encoding PIN domain-containing protein, encoding MSCEKTAMWTVDTLHGEASYLDSNVLIYGFEGQRGAVRSGVGTILRDIHLGRLRGYTSLITRAEVLVYPLRHSLPELANRYRALLSGEGALVVQTMDQRTVDRAAELRAEYPVLRLPDALHLATALRSRCRSFITADERLTAASGRIEVLLLDELGSA
- a CDS encoding VTT domain-containing protein is translated as MEWLWSLFHTVYDVEGLVRVGGLMALIAIVFAETGLLVGFFLPGDSLLVTAGLFAVSGHLELWSLFLFVSLAAIVGDTVGYFVGARTGPRIFSREDSLLFHKKHLISTQAFYDRHGPVTIVLARFMPIARTFAPVVAGVGNMRYGRFALYNVMGGIGWVVSMISIGYFLGKTIPDIDQYIHVVIAVVIALSLLPGIITFVRTSRRARKLSL
- the ilvD gene encoding dihydroxy-acid dehydratase, producing the protein MTFDPRHKSRTLLEGPDRAPTRAMLKAIGFKDEDLARPLVGVAHCWIEVMPCNINHRTLAERVKEGIRAAGGTPIEYNTIAISDGVSMGTEGMKTSLVSREVVADSVELVARGHLFDALVAISGCDKTIPGMVMALTRLNIPGLMLYSGSTAFGEYEGRHLTIQDVFEAVGAFNVGAMPSEELRVIENCACPGAGACGGQFTANTMSTAFEMLGISPMGWNGVPATDARKEEVAFESGKLVMELLRQGVTPKQILTRNAFRNAIAGVMATGGSTNAVLHLIAVAKAAGIKLSLDDFDRISRKTPLLADLKPWGRFTAPDMYMAGGMPLVAKRLLDAGILHADELTVTGKTIGEEAQAARETPGQDVIWPLRQPIKPTGGMVILRGNLAPDGCVAKVAGHERMVHRGPARVFNREEDAFTAVKAGKIKAGDVVVIRYEGPKGGPGMREMLGVTGALAGAGLLDSVALMTDGRFSGATHGLMIGHIAPEAAVGGPIAALRTGDIVRLDINKRRLDVELSAAELKRRLRTWKPPAPRYKSGVMAKYARVVSSASEGAVTD
- the hemG gene encoding protoporphyrinogen oxidase, which encodes MVGGGIAGLAAAHRLQELREQDGVPREVRVLEAAARPGGAISTTHRDGFVLESGPDTIFTDKPWGLDLIRRLGLGGQIIGTSEAYRRTFVAREGVLHPLPEGFALMGPTKPWPFLQSGLLSWRGKARAALDLVLPRGRPSADESLASFVRRRFGQEFLDRLAQPMIGGIYGADPERLSLRATFPQFLQMEVTHRSVILGLRRTRPAGGGAGRTSSGPRYGLFVTLDDGLQALVDALIKRLQAGTLGLCAPVDGIAHAEKGWTIRLKDGTSLQADGLILAVPAFEIARLTRDLDRDLAHQLEAIPYASSVTINLAYRREAITHPLDGFGFVVPACEGRTIIACSFSSVKFAHRAPAGHVLLRAFAGGALQPEPFTWDDERLLSAVRRDLEELLAIHAPPLWSHLVRHPRVMPQYQVGHLARLEALEEALRRWPTLKLAGNAYRGVGVPDVIHSGEAAADALLAELAPALIEPAPACANGDTRL
- the hemH gene encoding ferrochelatase, with product MAPPFDAVLMIAFGGPTKSEEIRPFLANVLQGVPIPAGRLEEVARHYEALGGRSPITELTFRQAKSLAALLEREGPTFPVYVAMRYWHPFVTETVEQMVRNGVQRAVGLIMAAHDSGAASWDKSVRAVTTALAVAGPVAPKVDFAPPCYDHPDFIAAMVEQIHTQLQTIPHAHRHRTPLIFTAHSIPASIAASSPYVQQLETSCRLVAEALGHPCWSLAYQSRSGNPKERWLEPDIRDILRTLHAEGHRSVVVVPIGFVCDHVEVRYDLDVEAKAVADALGIDLLRAGTVNDHPLYIRALADLVRRRIAQG